One window from the genome of Jeotgalibaca sp. MA1X17-3 encodes:
- a CDS encoding glycosyltransferase family 32 protein, producing the protein MIPKIIHYCWFGGNPLGETEREVMASWEKFCPDYKIMVWNEETFDVENMGDYVKEAYAEEKWAFVSDVARLYALKEHGGIYMDTDMEVIRPLDDLLTLEAFMGFEVETTISTAMIAAVPHHPTIEMLFSDYDERNFKNEDGTLNEKTNVIRITEILQEHGLELNNEKQEILGITIFPRVYFSPKSYWTREINDTDETYSIHHYTGSWL; encoded by the coding sequence ATGATTCCTAAAATTATTCATTACTGCTGGTTTGGTGGGAATCCACTAGGAGAAACTGAGAGAGAAGTTATGGCTAGCTGGGAAAAATTTTGTCCAGACTATAAGATAATGGTTTGGAATGAGGAAACCTTTGATGTTGAAAATATGGGTGACTATGTAAAAGAGGCTTATGCAGAAGAAAAATGGGCCTTCGTTTCTGATGTAGCTCGTTTGTATGCCTTGAAAGAACATGGTGGTATTTATATGGATACGGATATGGAAGTCATTCGGCCTTTGGATGATTTATTAACATTAGAGGCATTTATGGGCTTTGAGGTAGAAACGACCATTTCTACTGCAATGATTGCAGCAGTCCCCCATCATCCAACTATAGAAATGCTTTTCTCTGATTATGATGAACGCAATTTTAAAAATGAAGATGGCACTTTAAATGAAAAAACAAATGTAATTAGAATTACAGAAATTTTACAAGAGCATGGATTAGAGTTAAATAATGAAAAACAAGAAATATTAGGAATAACTATTTTCCCTAGAGTTTATTTTTCACCTAAAAGCTACTGGACTCGTGAAATTAATGATACAGATGAAACCTACTCCATTCATCACTATACAGGTTCCTGGTTGTAA
- a CDS encoding magnesium transporter CorA family protein, producing the protein MKIVIAIQLNENRTYTKTDNWERAKWLHFSNPSPEEIYFLKKEHEIPSDFIIDVLDRYEVPRQELYQNEKGEKFHLLIVLYSKVKKQLENYREYQTLPLAIIVSDNQIFTISSETPLFLKDIYENKSKLHSNILRGNHIVLDILWELTHSFILDIAEIDHTREEMEKNIVSTTKNEAFYQLIAIHKNLVYFNTGISKNHIIIRSLIESDIYSDDVNGKSLLHDIKILSNQAEVMVHEANQMIDQLSEVFSSVIANNLNNIMKFLTSLTIVLTIPTIIGAFWGMNVGLPIDRSPFAFIILVIISILLSIGTIYWLKKKDYL; encoded by the coding sequence GTGAAGATCGTGATAGCTATTCAGTTAAATGAAAATCGTACCTACACGAAAACAGATAACTGGGAACGAGCAAAATGGCTGCATTTTTCTAATCCATCACCTGAAGAGATCTATTTTTTGAAAAAAGAACACGAAATTCCTTCTGATTTTATTATTGATGTTTTAGATCGTTATGAAGTTCCTAGACAAGAACTGTATCAAAATGAAAAAGGAGAAAAATTCCACCTTTTAATTGTTTTATATTCAAAAGTAAAAAAGCAATTGGAGAATTATCGAGAATATCAAACACTACCATTAGCTATTATTGTCTCTGATAATCAAATTTTTACAATCAGTTCGGAAACACCTCTTTTTTTGAAAGATATTTATGAGAATAAATCAAAATTACATTCTAATATTTTAAGAGGAAACCATATTGTTTTAGATATTTTATGGGAGTTAACTCATTCATTTATACTAGATATTGCTGAAATTGATCATACAAGAGAAGAAATGGAAAAAAATATTGTATCAACTACAAAAAATGAGGCTTTCTATCAATTAATCGCCATTCATAAAAATTTAGTTTATTTTAATACGGGAATTAGTAAGAATCATATAATTATTCGTAGTCTGATAGAGAGCGATATATATTCAGATGATGTAAATGGAAAAAGTCTCCTGCACGATATAAAAATACTATCTAATCAAGCAGAAGTGATGGTTCATGAGGCCAATCAAATGATCGACCAATTAAGTGAGGTCTTCTCGAGTGTAATCGCAAATAATTTAAATAATATCATGAAATTCTTAACTTCTTTAACAATCGTACTAACGATTCCAACAATTATTGGGGCTTTTTGGGGAATGAATGTTGGGTTACCTATTGATAGAAGTCCATTTGCTTTTATCATTTTAGTGATTATCTCCATTCTATTAAGTATTGGTACGATTTATTGGTTAAAGAAAAAAGATTACTTATAA
- a CDS encoding metallophosphoesterase, translating into MKIGVLSDLHIDMNEKKLEIGQKYDRLLADLLYNNEIDLLLLAGDISSDYHDSLKFLDQMAEHDVSEILFVPGNHDFWSIRNGETNTKEIYKAFQDREESPVRNPFIINDQTAIVGNPGWYDYGFASDKYSTVEFENKKLKVGGWNDRLFVHWNEPDQVVAQQMLDQIENDIQLVGDREIILMTHVVTHPQFVVPLPNRIYDYYNAFLGAKSYYSLYEKYPIKHSIMGHVHFRKTLIENGIQYYCSCLGNGKHWYTNDAYTELSYTLETFLINE; encoded by the coding sequence TTGAAAATAGGAGTTTTATCTGATTTGCATATTGATATGAACGAAAAGAAATTAGAAATAGGCCAAAAATATGATCGGCTTCTTGCGGACCTATTATATAATAATGAAATCGATTTACTTTTGTTAGCAGGAGATATTAGTTCGGACTACCATGATTCTTTGAAATTTCTAGATCAGATGGCAGAACATGATGTATCTGAGATTTTGTTTGTACCAGGAAATCATGATTTTTGGTCGATTCGAAATGGTGAAACAAATACAAAAGAAATATACAAAGCCTTTCAAGATAGAGAAGAATCCCCAGTAAGAAATCCATTTATTATAAATGATCAAACGGCAATTGTAGGCAACCCTGGGTGGTATGATTATGGCTTTGCTAGTGACAAGTATTCGACGGTGGAGTTTGAAAATAAAAAATTGAAGGTAGGAGGTTGGAATGATCGATTATTTGTTCACTGGAACGAGCCAGATCAAGTTGTAGCTCAGCAGATGTTAGATCAAATCGAAAACGATATTCAGCTAGTGGGGGATAGGGAAATCATTCTAATGACTCATGTAGTTACACACCCTCAGTTTGTTGTACCACTACCCAATCGTATTTATGATTATTATAATGCTTTTCTAGGAGCCAAAAGCTACTATAGTCTCTACGAAAAATATCCTATTAAGCATAGTATAATGGGACATGTACACTTTCGAAAAACACTCATTGAAAATGGTATTCAGTATTACTGTTCCTGTTTAGGAAATGGAAAACATTGGTATACAAATGATGCCTATACTGAATTATCCTATACACTAGAAACATTTCTAATTAATGAATAA